A stretch of DNA from Planococcus antarcticus DSM 14505:
AATTATTCCAGCTGTCTGACCTATGCACGCGTTACCTATGGTTGGGTCAAGGACGTAGAAGCGCTAAACCCGGGTCTGCATTGCTTTGATATCACGTCGCCGCTTTATAATTATGCTGGGGACGGTCTACGTGGCAAAGGCGGTAGCCGGTTTGTCTGGCTCGACGGTGTCAGCGGCTCTGGTTTTGGCGATGACGGGCTGACGACGCATCACAGCGATTACATTTTCGTATCCAACTCGCATTTCAGCGACCCAAGCGGACGCGCGCATGATCTAGGCTTTTCCAATTCCAATGGTTTTGAAGTAGATGATGGGTCTCGTTATGTCTGGTTGAGCAATAATTCGAGTACTCGTTGTTTCGGGGGAGTCGAAATCAAAGCCCATGCCAATTCCTCGGCAGCATCAGGTGTCCATATCTCGGGTCATCTATCGGTCCACGACAACCGTTCGTTCAATTTCCGCCATATTGGCCACCACAAAAAAGACGATCCGGAATCGCAGTCTGCGTTCAATATCCTCGCGCAGCGTCTGGTGTCGATCGAACCCATCGAAACGCCTTTGTATGAAGGTTCAGCACCGCGCTGTTTGGTCGTGTCAGGCTACCGCAACGTCGCCATCAACCGTTTTCTGTTTGTCGGGGATCCGGACTATGATTACAAAAGGCAGCCAGCTGCAGCCATTCAGTACCGGGCCGGCTGCGTTTCCTTGACCAATGGGGTCATCCGGGATTTTACGACGGCAGGAGCCGACGTATCGATTGCCGGCGGCGAAGAAAGTGCCCGCAATGTCCGGGTGCAGAATCTTATCAGTATCGGCTCTGCAGAACAGGCTGTCGCTGTAGGGAAAGGCAGTGAGCTGATCTATCTGGAGAGTGTCAGAAAGCGGAGTTCCCATCTGCTTTGAATAATAGTATAAAAAGGAGGCAATCAAATGAGATTGACTGGAAAGAAAGTGCTAAGTTTTGTTCATCATGAATTCGAGGATCTGGAATTGTGGTATCCGATTTTAAGATTGCGTGAAGAAGGGGCCCAAGTAGAGCTTGCAGGAGAAGAGGCAGGCGTCGATTATATTGGCAAATATGGCGTTCCGGCGACTTCCGATTTATCCTACGGAGAAGCGCTCGCCAAGGAATACGATGCGATTCTTGTTCCAGGAGGGTGGGCGCCGGACAAAATCCGCCGGTTTCCCGAGGTTTTGGAGCTGGTCTGCTATATGGATGACCAGAAAAAGCCCATCGGCCAAATTTGCCACGCCGGCTGGGTGCTTATTTCCGCCAATATTTTAAAAGGCCGGAAAGTTACCAGTACGCCGGGGATAAAAGACGATATGGTCAACGCCGGCGCGGAGTGGCTGGATAAACCGGTAGTGGTCGATGGCCATCTAGTATCCAGCCAACGTCCACCTGATCTGCCGGATTATCTCCGGGAATTTATTAAAGTGCTGGAGAAGGATTAACAAAGCTTTACATTTAGCCAGTTTGTTTTTTATAATAGAAAGATATACTTTTGGAAAAATTTAAAGCAAGGTGGGCAATTATGGCGAAAGATCAAGTGAGAACAGCTGAAGATGTATTCGAGATGG
This window harbors:
- a CDS encoding type 1 glutamine amidotransferase domain-containing protein, with the translated sequence MRLTGKKVLSFVHHEFEDLELWYPILRLREEGAQVELAGEEAGVDYIGKYGVPATSDLSYGEALAKEYDAILVPGGWAPDKIRRFPEVLELVCYMDDQKKPIGQICHAGWVLISANILKGRKVTSTPGIKDDMVNAGAEWLDKPVVVDGHLVSSQRPPDLPDYLREFIKVLEKD
- a CDS encoding glycosyl hydrolase family 28-related protein, producing the protein MKLEKEHNPRLNAAWIDQLLNDRTPLEKITRETEQFFTAIKKDFAVSKHAKRKMNFTERLWSLFAEEFSPEDEHSFETRVTGQQLYPAWKERLDAEYRKLESTIQRRVNVRDYGAVGDGKTDCTEAFNKAFGKGVVEVKVPAGIYMVDGLRLPSWTRLIGAGKGQTVLKLQAKAPRKARLLTNSNYLSGNRNVSVEGLTLDWHVERLGDIQNTSAGGNYSSCLTYARVTYGWVKDVEALNPGLHCFDITSPLYNYAGDGLRGKGGSRFVWLDGVSGSGFGDDGLTTHHSDYIFVSNSHFSDPSGRAHDLGFSNSNGFEVDDGSRYVWLSNNSSTRCFGGVEIKAHANSSAASGVHISGHLSVHDNRSFNFRHIGHHKKDDPESQSAFNILAQRLVSIEPIETPLYEGSAPRCLVVSGYRNVAINRFLFVGDPDYDYKRQPAAAIQYRAGCVSLTNGVIRDFTTAGADVSIAGGEESARNVRVQNLISIGSAEQAVAVGKGSELIYLESVRKRSSHLL